A region of Leptospira bouyouniensis DNA encodes the following proteins:
- a CDS encoding efflux RND transporter periplasmic adaptor subunit, with the protein MNRNQLYGSIASIVIILILILLFLFRGSKSDRLTIHKGSLVEAVYALGTVKPVDSFVLKFGIAASVREIFVEEGQSVKKGESLLINDSGITFRSPFAGTITKLSIAKNETAMPGLPVLEIQNLKEVYISVSLDQESALRVKPGQHAQLSFESIRGNVYKGEVERIYPSNGQFLVRIFPNELPQGILPDMTTDVAIEVSSKDNVILVPLVAVERGKLTRYRNGKREKIEIRIGAINSEFGELIQGDLLEGDEVLVKN; encoded by the coding sequence ATGAATCGAAATCAATTGTACGGATCAATCGCATCGATTGTAATCATTCTAATTTTAATTTTATTGTTTTTATTTCGAGGTTCGAAATCTGATCGTCTGACCATCCATAAAGGTTCACTTGTTGAAGCAGTATATGCTTTGGGTACAGTGAAACCAGTGGATAGTTTTGTTTTGAAGTTTGGAATTGCAGCCTCTGTCCGAGAAATCTTTGTTGAAGAAGGCCAATCTGTCAAAAAGGGGGAATCTCTCCTGATCAATGACTCAGGGATTACCTTTCGATCTCCTTTTGCTGGTACGATTACAAAACTAAGCATTGCAAAAAATGAAACTGCAATGCCAGGGTTACCCGTACTCGAAATTCAAAACCTAAAAGAAGTTTATATATCCGTATCCCTTGACCAAGAGTCTGCCTTGCGTGTAAAACCAGGCCAACATGCCCAACTAAGTTTTGAATCCATTCGCGGGAATGTTTACAAAGGTGAAGTGGAACGAATTTATCCATCGAACGGACAATTTTTGGTCAGGATCTTTCCTAATGAATTACCACAAGGGATTTTGCCTGATATGACAACCGATGTCGCAATCGAAGTTTCTTCCAAAGACAATGTAATCCTTGTTCCACTTGTTGCAGTAGAAAGGGGAAAACTCACACGTTATCGAAATGGAAAACGAGAAAAAATTGAAATCCGAATCGGTGCCATCAATTCAGAGTTTGGTGAACTGATCCAAGGCGATTTACTCGAAGGTGATGAGGTTCTCGTTAAAAATTAG
- a CDS encoding ABC transporter permease, producing the protein MLFLAIRQILSRPQQSVLTLIGIILGTAGYIVFSGIMLGFQAVITDQLVNSDGQIKISPKDELITERTFDDVFFQGKEVRWLSPPSGRTDNSRLTNVLGWMDKLSNDHRVVSFAPQLTKEVIFVNGKATAPARFVGVDPSIQPKVTNLSDYIVEGKLQDLSRGTSLAIAGEGVLNKLGAKLDDTIFVYIPGTDLIPIKIVGILSTGNRLVDEVTVYSSLSSVQSITKSSGEISQIIVKIKDIRLAKDIAEDWRFFSKDKVESWDEVNASILQVFRTQDIVRNSTTFTIILVVAFGIYNILNMVVNQKKKEVAILRSIGFDEKDTIQLFIFQGLFLGTLGAIIGILVGILGCYYIDGIPIGDPKQNSKALMKTMMISWDVMIYVKGFSIAVLSASIASYIPARMASRLSPVDIIRGAT; encoded by the coding sequence ATGTTATTCCTTGCCATTCGCCAAATTTTATCAAGACCACAACAATCAGTACTCACATTGATTGGGATTATTCTTGGGACAGCCGGATATATTGTTTTTTCTGGGATTATGTTAGGTTTTCAAGCGGTGATCACGGACCAACTGGTAAACTCTGACGGCCAAATTAAAATTTCACCTAAAGATGAGCTGATTACCGAACGTACATTTGATGATGTTTTTTTTCAAGGAAAAGAAGTGCGTTGGCTTTCACCACCTTCCGGCAGAACCGATAACTCTCGTTTAACTAACGTTCTCGGATGGATGGATAAATTATCGAATGACCATAGGGTTGTGTCTTTTGCACCGCAGCTCACAAAAGAAGTGATCTTTGTGAATGGGAAAGCAACTGCACCTGCAAGATTTGTAGGTGTGGATCCGAGTATCCAACCAAAGGTTACCAATCTGAGTGATTATATCGTTGAAGGAAAATTACAAGATCTTTCACGTGGGACATCACTTGCCATTGCCGGAGAAGGTGTTCTCAATAAATTGGGAGCAAAGCTTGATGATACAATTTTTGTTTATATCCCAGGGACTGATCTTATCCCCATCAAAATCGTTGGGATTTTAAGTACGGGTAATCGTCTTGTGGATGAGGTGACAGTTTATTCCTCTTTATCTTCAGTGCAAAGTATCACAAAGTCTAGTGGTGAAATTTCGCAAATCATTGTTAAAATTAAAGACATTCGATTGGCAAAAGATATTGCAGAAGATTGGCGATTTTTTAGCAAAGATAAAGTAGAAAGTTGGGATGAGGTAAACGCAAGTATTTTACAAGTTTTTCGAACACAAGACATTGTTCGGAATTCAACAACCTTTACGATCATACTCGTCGTCGCATTCGGAATCTATAATATTCTCAATATGGTGGTGAACCAGAAAAAAAAGGAAGTCGCTATCCTTCGTTCAATTGGTTTTGATGAAAAGGATACAATCCAATTGTTTATCTTCCAGGGTTTGTTTCTAGGGACTCTCGGTGCCATCATCGGGATCTTGGTGGGTATCCTTGGTTGTTATTATATTGATGGGATTCCCATCGGTGACCCAAAACAAAATTCAAAAGCATTGATGAAAACAATGATGATTTCCTGGGATGTGATGATTTATGTAAAAGGATTTTCTATAGCAGTCCTTAGTGCCTCCATTGCAAGTTATATCCCTGCACGAATGGCAAGTCGGCTTTCACCAGTTGATATCATCCGAGGTGCCACATGA
- the mtaB gene encoding tRNA (N(6)-L-threonylcarbamoyladenosine(37)-C(2))-methylthiotransferase MtaB yields the protein MKIKFHTLGCRLNFFETDGMYSVLKDKGFTLASSEENAQYIVVNTCTVTNKADVKNRNIIRNAIRSNPGAKVFVTGCYAETDKEVLQNIPGVYGVFGNTEKSSLPYQILADWEGKSYSEPQKLDRFSYSDVLPEGHTRAYLKIQDGCNRKCSYCKIPAARGLGVSRNYGDILDQVKYLQDNGVGEIQLTGVNLGWYRLENGEKGFLNLLEDILKVLEYSRIRLSSIEPPDVGSGLLDLMSHPRFCKFLHVPIQSGSRKILKEMRRTYHPDAFRTRIELAKSKLPNLFLGTDVIVGFPSETEVEFSETKQLLIELGFAKLHVFPYSVRKGTTAELLGDPIPGDEKKRRVLDLMALSSILHQSYAKTAIGKTFEAILENDGRLVTDNYLKGHLPQSFPIDTLQNGQFVDVRCEEYFPAKDKEGEFLFTFAR from the coding sequence GTGAAAATAAAGTTTCATACACTCGGTTGCCGATTGAATTTTTTTGAGACAGACGGTATGTACTCTGTACTCAAAGACAAGGGGTTCACTCTTGCATCTTCAGAAGAAAATGCACAGTATATCGTTGTAAACACATGTACTGTGACAAACAAAGCGGACGTCAAAAACAGAAACATCATCCGTAATGCCATCAGGTCAAACCCAGGTGCGAAAGTATTTGTTACAGGTTGTTATGCGGAGACCGATAAAGAAGTATTACAAAATATCCCAGGTGTGTATGGAGTGTTTGGGAATACAGAAAAGAGTTCCTTACCTTACCAAATCTTAGCGGATTGGGAAGGAAAATCCTATTCAGAACCACAGAAATTAGATCGGTTTTCTTATTCGGATGTTTTGCCAGAAGGTCACACGAGGGCTTATTTAAAAATCCAAGACGGTTGCAATCGAAAATGTTCTTATTGTAAAATCCCTGCAGCTAGGGGGCTTGGAGTTAGCCGAAACTACGGAGATATTTTAGACCAAGTCAAATACTTACAAGATAATGGTGTTGGAGAAATCCAGTTAACGGGCGTTAATTTGGGTTGGTATCGTTTGGAAAATGGTGAAAAGGGTTTTTTAAATTTACTCGAAGATATCCTTAAAGTTTTGGAATACTCACGCATTCGTTTGTCTTCCATTGAACCTCCAGATGTTGGATCAGGATTACTTGATCTCATGTCACATCCAAGGTTTTGTAAATTTTTACATGTCCCAATCCAAAGTGGTAGCCGTAAGATTTTAAAAGAAATGAGACGAACTTACCACCCCGACGCTTTTCGTACCAGGATAGAACTTGCCAAATCAAAACTTCCCAATTTGTTTTTGGGTACGGATGTGATTGTAGGGTTCCCGTCTGAAACAGAAGTGGAGTTTAGTGAAACGAAACAATTGTTAATTGAACTTGGGTTTGCAAAATTGCATGTATTCCCTTATTCTGTGCGAAAGGGAACAACAGCTGAACTTTTAGGGGATCCAATCCCAGGCGATGAAAAAAAACGCCGCGTTTTGGATCTTATGGCACTAAGTTCCATATTACACCAATCTTATGCAAAAACAGCAATTGGGAAAACATTTGAAGCCATTTTGGAAAATGATGGAAGGCTTGTGACTGATAATTATTTAAAAGGACACCTCCCACAATCGTTCCCCATTGATACCTTACAAAATGGTCAGTTTGTCGATGTTAGGTGTGAAGAATATTTTCCCGCCAAAGACAAAGAAGGTGAATTTCTCTTCACGTTTGCCAGATAA
- a CDS encoding tetratricopeptide repeat protein, whose amino-acid sequence MKHLLHIMAVICLLVSSVFAQDKEQVGSAYFQAVDEYKTKNYTKSIELVKSLLVDGKSSYEFYALLAYNYDKLNDFDNAYKNMLEARKRKLDDEDLLQGSLAILTRHKKWKPAIELAEKTIPMYPQNPEIRYFYALALSEKGASKTALSQIEKAKAGSPSDARMLELEGKIYYQLKNYDKADMSLRWAASINQNSSEIWNNLALVQESLYKSNKKLGKKSQANTYLEEAKSCIEKASSLNGESNTIKENSKRILALTAL is encoded by the coding sequence ATGAAACATTTACTTCACATCATGGCTGTTATTTGCCTACTCGTATCCTCAGTTTTCGCACAAGATAAGGAACAGGTTGGTTCTGCATATTTCCAAGCAGTTGATGAATACAAAACAAAAAATTATACAAAGTCAATCGAACTTGTGAAAAGCCTACTTGTTGATGGAAAATCATCTTACGAATTTTATGCCTTACTTGCTTATAATTACGATAAGTTAAACGATTTTGATAATGCTTACAAAAACATGTTGGAAGCAAGAAAACGTAAACTCGATGATGAGGACCTCTTACAAGGGAGCCTTGCAATTCTAACACGTCATAAAAAGTGGAAACCTGCGATCGAACTTGCGGAAAAAACAATTCCTATGTATCCTCAGAATCCAGAGATACGGTATTTTTATGCATTGGCTCTATCTGAAAAAGGAGCTTCTAAAACAGCACTTTCCCAAATTGAAAAAGCAAAAGCGGGGAGTCCTAGTGATGCGCGTATGCTTGAGTTAGAAGGTAAAATTTATTACCAATTAAAAAATTACGACAAAGCTGATATGAGTTTACGTTGGGCAGCAAGCATCAACCAAAACTCAAGTGAAATTTGGAATAACCTAGCACTTGTTCAAGAATCACTATACAAATCCAATAAAAAATTGGGTAAAAAAAGTCAGGCGAATACTTATTTGGAAGAAGCGAAATCCTGTATAGAAAAAGCATCTTCTTTAAATGGGGAAAGTAATACGATCAAAGAAAATTCAAAAAGGATTTTGGCACTCACAGCCCTGTGA